Genomic segment of Benincasa hispida cultivar B227 chromosome 1, ASM972705v1, whole genome shotgun sequence:
TCATGTATTACTTTCTTTAAACTAAATGCACGGaacataaatttgaatataattcaatgGATAAATTAGGAGTCATTTTACACGTCTAAAATCTAATATAGTTATTCTTCCTTTCTCCCAATTTCGAATTCAAAGACACAGTAGTGGATTGTGAGCCAATTTTTCAACTCTTCTCTTTCCTTCCATCCATTCGTCTTTTTATTTACAACCTACCTCAACAAAACTAccttatttttatgtttttttttgttcaatcaAAAGAAACCTACATATTTTTCAAGAAACCCAATACCTCTGACTGATGCAAGAGAAATTTGTCAACTTCCAAGTGATTGCAATCTAGAATCAACACCCAAAATGAGGCAGATAAAGAAGCCAATTTATACAAGTCAAAAGATAATGAGATATGAACAATAATCACAAACCCAAATGAATATACTTTATCAACAAAATGACTGTAGTTTCAAAATCAATAGATTCTATGAACTTAATAACttgaggaaaagaagaaaagatgtTCTCTTCTTCATGATTTAGTAGGTTCATCCTCATCCTCAGTTTCCCAACTCAgatcttcctcttcctctgCCACACTCAACCGCTTGTTCAATCCAATTTTTTGTACACTGCCAGAAGCAGAAATGTTAGCTTTGGCCTCTTCAATGGTTCCAATGTCTTCAATTTCATCCCATCCAAGTTCTTCTTCCCCAGCCTGACTGGAAATTATTGAAATGTCACTGTCTTTGCAAGAATCCCCACTGTCTCCTCTTCCATCTACAGCCATTTTCTCCAAGCTATCATCAATCTTCACATTTCTCTCTCTTGTTTTGGCACTCTCTGAACTGTCATCAGTATCTCTCTTCTCACTACTGAGAGCTCCACTTGATTCCAATTCAATATTCccttctttgtcatcatcttcttcaacaTCCCAACTCAAATCTTCCTCATCTTCTGCAGAAATGGCCCTCTTCACAAGCTTAACTCTGGCTTCTTCTGCTTGTTTTAGCTTGTGAAGCCTATAAAAATACCTACTCCAGAAGACATCATGGCTGATTGTACTTGGAACGACCGTCCTGTATGTCTCCCGAACATCTTCACTCTCTTTAACCAAATcctcaatttcttcttctttgtcttCCAATACGAAccctaatttccaatttttgtaattttctatATCCTTAGGTTCCTCCAAATATGTATTTAGGTCTCGCTGAATCGCAATCAATTGTGTATTGAACCTATTATACTGTTTGAATTCGAGATTTCTAGTTTTGCCTAATTGATTTGACGAAAGAACAACATCGCTGCTATTTTCATGATTTTCAGAAACAAGATCAGAAGCTAAAAACGTTTCCCTACCATGTGAGATGATCTTTGACGTCGATTTCCAGACGGCGCTTCCGATATCGTCTATTACTTGGCCGACCGACTCCAGAGATTCCTGCGCAACGGACGCACCGACATCGAGCGTCGTCGGAAGATCCTTCACGGCACGCGATGCGACTTCACGGATCACCGACGTCTCCATCCTCAATCCGGATCCTAACTCCTCAAGATCATGGCGGTAGTTCGAAATTACAGATTCCGACTTGGAGGCGATAGTCTTAAACAGGCCGCCGAAGCTCCAACCGGAACTCGGATTGGAGAGATTAGAAACCGAACTGACGTCCTCGTGTTCCTCCTCGGAATCGGACTGTTCCGACGCTCCGTCGCCGGAGAAGACGGGAAAGAGATCCATTGGAATGCGAGGTTTGAAACTTACCGAGAGTTTCCTGGAAAATATCTGTCAGGCGAGGGGCAAAAGTGGAATAAGGTGTATTTATCGAAAAATTTCCGGTGGGCAATTTATATCAAaggatttttttaaactaaaaataaatagtaTTAACAACAATTAGTTGAGTTAGATTTTGATAGATTTAGTTAGTTTTctggtttctttttttttaaaaagataaagcTAAATAATGTTcctaaaaaaacttaaaactgGCTTTATTAACTGAAccaatggattttttttcttctcttttttgatATATGAACCGATGGATTTATTAAATTTGGGTTTCTTTAATGTACTAATTCAGTTTCGACACAACGAGGGTTAATTAGAAggtaaatggtaaaaaaaaattatacccTCAAATTTTTAATGGTAAAAATTAGACTCTTAAACttcaattaatattaaaattggatCCCCAACTTATAATATTTGTTGAAAATATACCCACAAATTATACAAATTGAATCTTCAAATTTGTACAATTGTtacaattaatacaattatgTAAATTTCAATGTccaatttaacaaaattttaatacttatgtaagtttgagagtacaatttttaaaattaaaatttaatggtATAATTACAATTACCATCATACTTTAGGGgtggtttttgaaatttgtccTAGATTCTTTTTAGGAAAAAACAAATACATctgaaactatttaggaaaaaagctgtttaggttaaaatattattttggtcttcatattttgaaatttgttcctTTAATCCCTATATTTTCAATTGTCCAATTTTTATCctcatattttcaataaatcttaaatttagtgtAACAACTCAACTTTTCAGCATTTAGAATAGAATgttactacatgcatgcataaaacttaataaaaatttgaacttttttctCAGATAAGACAAAACGATCTCATaatccaaataaaaattaacaaaatcatCGTTAAAACAAATGCATTCTTGCCCTAACAGGGCCATAAGAAAGAATTTATATGGGGAAGGGTTAACTAATTCTCCAAATTTTTTCCAATTTACCCTTGtgctcaattaattaaataacgtttatttaattaattagcatattaattaaataaccatctatgtattaaatccaatttaacgtatatatatttaattaacataaataaacatcGTGTGTTTATGTGCACCGCATCTCtatgaatttaattgataaattctttataaatttgatttgcttgaattaaatatttgaatctcattcaaatatttctctccaacttaatttaaattatagatcacatccataatcaattacatattaatcacattaatatataatttcctcaatttgatttgaaaaatttaaatcattcatctttaatatcttttagtgagctaacaaggagtCCTGGTGGACCTacgctccaacgatatgagattaattggctaaactcattaaccaaattaatcaatattcgttaactgtgggtacactccactaaagagccacaactacagatatatttttgtatccacggatatagaccaataattgcaagttagtcattcacgagtgttcgtaacgccaattgggtcaaattatcgttttacccttgggttaccttttactcattaagtaccagtgcttctttaatgaacatcctgtttatgatccaaccaataaacaaaaacccctctcgggtcaatgagaAAGTAGGGCCATTTattcaagtcccggagacaccacttaagggaacactcatctatttaCCCTGAAATcagaaaagagtgaatttcatcttgtattattatgctCCTAGCTcctcactcggtcttgtccccaaaatgataggcttattgattTCGGAAAACTAactattctcacccatacaaatcaaaggacaatccctcgtgaacaagagatcataatacactcaagattaagactaagttgactagGTCATgcaattgaaataggaacctaactagttaacgtcGTTATATCTACtggttactattttgtggtccaatcttatgcaaactcattgcataggatactccTACTCGCGTTCATCTACACGAACatgttggatcattgcgtttgtatcaaatacaaagtggaccataTCCACAGTATCACctggataaggtacccaaccttatccctatactataaaccctttaggctatatcttgaacattaatCCCTATATATCTCaatatacagttcaagacttataagacaactttggatgttagtttattgtatttagggttattaagacaaagtAGAAtataacacaatcaataacatttattgaattaacatcaataactctttattgatgacgatcaattaataaaatctactatctacgagttttagggcataaaacccaacaaacccccacttgaactaaaactctagttagtgggttgtacataatatcaaaatccaaaacAACGGGaatatggtaaataaatacaataagctagggcatccatatacctattacacatctcccacttgccctagattataaaATGTACAAGTCTCGCAGACCTAGattttctagatgaccctcaaacactttagccgagagagtcttcataaatggatcagtaaTGTTGTGCTTCGAGGCGATCTTTGTAAAggatcacatctcctcgttgcGTAATCTCCCGTATCAGGTgatactttctctcaatatgctttcctcgTTTGTGACTGCAAGGTTCTTTAGAGTTATCTACTGCCCCACTGTTGTCATAGTATAAGGTGATGGAaaagtccatatttggaaccacttccaaatcacttaggaacttcttgagccaaactgcttcctgtgctacttcacaagcagctacatattcagcctCTATAGTGAAATGTGCAATGCATCCTTGGTTGACACTatgccatactatagctcccctgtttagagtaaacactgatcttgacatggatttcctagaatccttgtcagtttggaaattagagtcggtgtatcatgtaaggattaaatccttagctccatacactagcttgtagtccctcgttctcctaagatacttaaggGTGCTTTTAAGCGCAATCCAGTGCTCTAACCCTGGATTATATTGGTACCTACTaactattcccactgcataaTAAATTTCTagcctagtgcagagcataaCATATATTAAGCTGCCCACAACTgaggtgataacttgtagaaatacaagttattgtagtcatttacttagaataatgaggttAGAAAAGCAGAATATACGTTAATTTTACTAGGAATTCATGCTTAAAATGATACTTGGGTTAAATACATTCGAAATCCCTGTTGACCAGTTATCATGAGTAAACATGCGCCAAAATCTATATTTTGAAGTTATCGTAGGAGTTGATTGCATGTGTTGATCCTGATGAAAAAAGTTGATCACATGCCTTGGGATCTTTAACACTGACCCAGTAGATATTCTGCCTTAGCTTCAGAAGGTTAACCATGATGGCAACGTTGATATTCTCACCTACTGTATCAGTGATGGTGACTATCTAAGAGCGGGATTACCAAAGCAATCAACGAATGACTCTATATATAAAGCCTTGACGCAAGAGACAAAGAATCTAGATTTTGCCTGAGTTCTCCACTTAAGACAAATTTCTGTGATCACAAACGAAGAAAAAAGAGATATTATTTTCTGAGAATCCTTCATCTCCATCATTCCTTCCGATTGACGACCGAATTCTTGTTGGAGTAGAGCTTGAGAGATCCTCTCCACTTCATTCTGCCATCAAACACCAGTAGCCTTAACAATCACCTGTTTGGCACTAGAGCTTGCTGAAAACAACTTtccattcatttttttctcatctTTATCAGTTGTATTACATTTCGAACtaagaaattatttcaattgTAATCGACACTTTtagctttatatatatattttttacacaTCATGACTACATCCATTATCTTCTCGCTTTTTACCATATTCTTCCTTATTGCCATGAGTAACTAATTCTTTATGGGGTAAAGGGGAAGTTCAATATCATGAGCTAAGTTGAGAGGCAAAGAAAATGCTTGCCTATAATCACTCATTTAGTCAAGTAGCTATAATCAACTGCCTAAAAGGGTAAGTAGTTATGGagctcactaagcaaagtaagaagtggttttagagatagaaataaccttatGACTAGTGCAACATCATTTATGTGTCATAGAGATATGAAAAATGTGGCTGGCCATCGAGAGGTATGCGATGAATGGATGATACGATCCTAGATTACTTTTGATGTCAACTTAGAGACGATATTGGATTTTCCCAAACATCGTCTTCTCCATTCATTTCCACACACGTCAAAAGCTACTGATTATCGCAACATTCTCAGATCTAGTTTCTATATGCTCTTAGTTTATTTAGATAGCCATAACGTAGTCTTTATCACATGATTTCTCCCTTTATCGTACATTGTTAGTTTTCATCACAGAACATATTAACGTGCAAATCTTTTAGTTACAAATTTCCCGTGTTTGACcttggatcattct
This window contains:
- the LOC120070312 gene encoding BSD domain-containing protein 1, with the translated sequence MDLFPVFSGDGASEQSDSEEEHEDVSSVSNLSNPSSGWSFGGLFKTIASKSESVISNYRHDLEELGSGLRMETSVIREVASRAVKDLPTTLDVGASVAQESLESVGQVIDDIGSAVWKSTSKIISHGRETFLASDLVSENHENSSDVVLSSNQLGKTRNLEFKQYNRFNTQLIAIQRDLNTYLEEPKDIENYKNWKLGFVLEDKEEEIEDLVKESEDVRETYRTVVPSTISHDVFWSRYFYRLHKLKQAEEARVKLVKRAISAEDEEDLSWDVEEDDDKEGNIELESSGALSSEKRDTDDSSESAKTRERNVKIDDSLEKMAVDGRGDSGDSCKDSDISIISSQAGEEELGWDEIEDIGTIEEAKANISASGSVQKIGLNKRLSVAEEEEDLSWETEDEDEPTKS